In a genomic window of Arvicanthis niloticus isolate mArvNil1 chromosome 8, mArvNil1.pat.X, whole genome shotgun sequence:
- the Id4 gene encoding DNA-binding protein inhibitor ID-4 codes for MKAVSPVRPSGRKAPSGCGGGELALRCLAEHGHSLGGSAAAAAAAAAARCKAAEAAADEPALCLQCDMNDCYSRLRRLVPTIPPNKKVSKVEILQHVIDYILDLQLALETHPALLRQPPPPAPPLHPAGACPVAPPRTPLTALNTDPAGAVNKQGDSILCR; via the exons ATGAAGGCGGTGAGCCCGGTGCGCCCCTCGGGCCGCAAGGCGCCGTCGGGCTGCGGCGGCGGGGAGCTGGCGCTACGTTGCCTGGCGGAGCATGGCCACAGCCTGGGTGGCTCGGCAGCCGcggccgcggcggcggcggcagcgcgCTGTAAGGCTGCCGAGGCGGCGGCCGATGAGCCGGCGCTGTGCCTGCAGTGCGATATGAACGACTGCTACAGTCGCCTGCGGAGGCTCGTGCCCACCATCCCGCCCAACAAGAAAGTCAGCAAAGTGGAGATCCTGCAGCACGTTATCGACTACATCCTGGACCTGCAGCTGGCGCTGGAGACTCACCCAGCTCTGCTAAGACAACCGCCACCGCCCGCGCCACCGCTCCACCCGGCCGGGGCTTGTCCGGTTGCGCCGCCGCGGACCCCACTCACCGCGCTCAACACTGACCCG GCCGGCGCCGTGAACAAGCAGGGCGACAGCATTCTCTGCCGCTGA